A window from Malassezia japonica chromosome 1, complete sequence encodes these proteins:
- the NOG1 gene encoding Nucleolar GTP-binding protein 1 (EggNog:ENOG503NUDD; COG:S): MSGTLKASIAPVPTANDFLDIVLSKTQRKTPTVIHPGFKITRIRSFYMRKVMFTKDAFTEKLQAILTEFPVLENLHPFTSSLMNVLYDKNHYKLALGQINTARHLIEQVAKDYVRLIKFGDSLYRCKQLKRAALGRMATIMRRNKDPLAYLEQVRQHISRLPSIDPSTRTLVICGYPNVGKSSFINKVTRADVDVQPYAFTTKSLFVGHMDYKYLRWQVIDTPGILDHPLEEMNTIEMQAITALAHLRAAVLYFMDLSEQCGYTIEAQVQLFNSIKPLFANKPTFLVINKIDVAKLEDLDDERAGLVRSLVNDSDGSVQIAEISTFTDEGIMDLKQNACETLLATRVEGKVKGPKANSILNRLHVATPQRRDDVERKPFVPEPIASGTRKRFDLHDPLRRRTEKDIQEEQGGAGVHNIDMKKNYMLANDDWKYDTIPEIYEGKNIADFIDPDILTSLDKLEREEEKLEADGFYDESEEELNSEDEELRAVAEGIKQRKDKAKLLAQTKKALQNRPHVPRKLQHRTLSQMAENMRAAGIDPSNIEMRAELLAKAKGLVGKRKSRDEDDDEDMEDEDNDEDADMSDGISTLS; encoded by the exons ATGTCGGGTACTCTCAAGGCGTCTATCGCGCCTGTTCCTACTGCCAATGACTTCTTGGATATCGTGTTGTCTAAGACACAACGCAAAACCCCTACGGTGATTCACCCGGGCTTTAAAATCACTCGTATCCGCTCGTTCTATATGCGCAAGGTCATGTTTACAAAGGATGCTTTCACGGAGAAGCTTCAGGCTATTTTGACTGAGTTCCCTGTCCTTGAG AACTTGCATCCCTTCACGTCGTCGCTGATGAA TGTCCTTTACGACAAAAACCATTATAAGCTGGCACTCGGTCAAATCAATACGGCTCGTCACTTGATCGAGCAAGTGGCCAAGGACTATGTTCGTCTGATCAAGTTCGGTGACAGTCTGTACCGCTGCAAGCAGCTCAAGCGCGCGGCTCTGGGTCGCATGGCGACTATTATGCGTCGTAACAAGGACCCTCTTGCTTATCTTGAGCAAGTCCGTCAACATATATCTCGTCTGCCTTCCATTGACCCGTCGACTCGTACTCTGGTCATCTGTGGCTACCCCAACGTGGGCAAGTCGAGCTTCATCAACAAGGTGACTCGTGCCGATGTTGATGTGCAGCCGTATGCTTTTACGACCAAGTCGCTTTTCGTGGGGCACATGGACTATAAGTACTTGCGCTGGCAAGTCATTGACACGCCGGGCATTCTCGACCACCCCCTCGAGGAGATGAACACGATTGAGATGCAGGCCATTACGGCTCTTGCGCACTTGCGCGCTGCTGTCCTTTACTTTATGGACCTTTCGGAGCAGTGTGGCTACACGATCGAAGCTCAAGTGCAGCTTTTCAACAGCATCAAGCCCCTGTTCGCCAACAAGCCCACGTTCTTGGTCATTAACAAGATCGATGTTGCCAAGCTGGAGGatctcgacgacgagcgtgcTGGTCTCGTGCGCAGTCTTGTGAATGATTCGGATGGCAGCGTTCAAATTGCTGAGATCAGTACCTTCACCGACGAAGGTATCATGGATCTGAAACAAAATGCATGCGAGACTCTCCTCGCCACCCGTGTGGAAGGCAAGGTTAAGGGTCCTAAGGCCAACTCTATCTTGAACCGCCTGCATGTTGCCACGCCGCAGAGGCGTGACGACGTTGAGCGCAAGCCGTTTGTGCCGGAGCCCATTGCTTCGGGTACACGTAAGAGGTTTGACCTGCATGACCCCCTCCGTCGTAGGACGGAGAAGGATATTCAGGAGGAGCAGGGTGGTGCTGGTGTGCATAACATTGACATGAAGAAGAACTACATGCTCGCAAATGATGACTGGAAATATGACACCATTCCAGAGATTTACGAGGGCAAGAACATTGCTGACTTCATCGACCCTGATATCCTGACGTCGCTGGACAAGTTGGAGCGCGAAGAAGAAAAGCTGGAGGCTGACGGCTTCTACGATGAAAGCGAAGAAGAGCTCAACAGCGAGGATGAAGAGCTCCGCGCTGTTGCCGAAGGTATTAAGCAGCGCAAAGATAAGGCCAAGCTGCTTGCCCAGACCAAGAAGGCGCTCCAGAACCGGCCTCATGTGCCGAGGAAGCTGCAGCACCGCACTCTGTCCCAGATGGCTGAGAACATGCGCGCTGCTGGTATTGATCCCAGCAATATCGAGATGCGTGCTGAACTTCTCGCGAAAGCCAAGGGCCTTGTGGGCAAGCGGAAGAGTCGCGACGAAGACGATGACGAGGATatggaggacgaggacaaCGATGAAGATGCAGATATGAGCGACGGCAT AAGCACCCTCTCGTAA
- a CDS encoding uncharacterized protein (EggNog:ENOG503NVYY; COG:U; BUSCO:EOG09264OM7): protein MASAKQYKTLGEDLWRQNTDKVNSELFTLTYGALVVQLIKDYEDYEQVNIQLEKMGYNIGTRLIEDFLARSNLPRCTDMRDVAEAVSKVGFKMFLNIVPTVTFGQGGSTAPGQSAEANPGTPQASAPPPASDAAAPGSKEFSLILAENPLAEFVELPPEVLRGGLWYSNVLAGVLRGALEMVQIQTQVTFESDTLRGDETTELRVRLIRYLDEEAPPADD from the exons ATGGCGTCCGCAAAGCAATACAAGACGCTGGGCGAGGACCTATGGAGACAAAACACAGACAAGGTC AATTCCGAGCTGTTTACCCTCACTTatggcgcgctcgtcgtccagctAATCAAAGACTATGAAGATTACGAACAGGTGAACATTCAACTGGAGAAAAT GGGCTACAATATTGGGACACGCCTCATCGAAGACTTCCTTGCGCGGAGTAACTTGCCGCGGTGCACGGATATGCGGGACGTCGCAGAAGCTGTCAGCAAGGTCGGTTTCAAGATGTTCCTCAACATTGTCCCGACAGTCACCTTTGGTCAAGGTGGCTCAACGGCCCCCGGCCAAAGTGCAGAGGCCAACCCCGGTACGCCTcaggcgagcgcgccgccgcccgcatCCGATGCTGCTGCCCCTGGCTCCAAAGAGTTCTCGCTCATCCTGGCGGAGAACCCTCTGGCGGAGTTTGTTGAGCTTCCTCCCGAGGTTCTTCGTGGTGGGCTGTGGTACTCGAATGTGTTGGCCGGTGTGCTGCGTGGTGCCCTAGAGATG GTCCAAATCCAGACGCAAGTGACGTTTGAGTCCGACACACTGCGCGGCGATGAAACGACCGAGCTCCGCGTGAGGCTCATCCGCTACTTGGATGAGGAGGCTCCTCCCGCTGACGACTAG
- a CDS encoding uncharacterized protein (EggNog:ENOG503P8ZD): MAKQIEAAAESESLLGSDGSSDEAHLEKEEQYIIDDAISRKKSKYDRPGSSNSDEALDYGNRTDAFDTEKEHNFEEDDEFWNTLSPSRTNYGDAVIENEMFKPQQPSFSDFFDSSDEMDEAQVHDDDDDEMLTTDEDTESVSDSSSTISNASLSAPLIAHFGKTRDRHDDEGDGDEPATDEDEDGSLRSAIPLLVIEDLDGRLIYARAGDGEAVFGSDGEFEFAGESDEDISSDDMGE; encoded by the exons ATGGCCAAGCAAATCGAGGCTGCGGCTGAAAGCGAGTCTCTTCTTGGTTCGGACGGCTCAAGCGACGAGGCCCACTTGGAAAAAGAAGAGCAATACATTATTGACGATGCGATCAGCCGCAAGAAATCTAAGTACGACCGACCGGGCTCGTCCaactcggacgaggcgctggacTATGGCAACCGTACGGATGCCTTTGATACGGAAAAAGAGCACAACTTCGAAGAAGACGACGAGTTCTGGAATACTCTGTCGCCCTCCAGGACAAATTATGGCGATGCCGTGATTGAAAATGAAATGTTCAAACCACAGC AGCCGTCCTTTTCTGACTTTTTTGACTCTTCTGACGAAATGGATGAAGCACAAGTCCACGACGATGACGATGACGAGATGTTGACTACCGATGAAGACACTGAGAGTGTTTCGGACAGCAGCTCTACCATCAGCAACGCGTCTCTTTCTGCGCCTTTGATTGCACACTTCGGCAAAACACGCGACCgccacgacgacgagggAGACGGTGATGAACCAGCGACTGATGAAGATGAAGATGGCTCTTTGCGAAGTGCTATTCCTCTTCTTGTCATTGAAGATTTGGATGGCCGCTTGATCTACGCCCGTGCAGGTGACGGCGAAGCGGTGTTTGGCTCTGACGGCGAGTTCGAATTTGCAGGagagagcgacgaggacatTTCTAGTGATGACATGGGCGA ATAA
- the AXL2 gene encoding polarity establishment/cellular polarization (EggNog:ENOG503P03D; TransMembrane:2 (n2-13c18/19o481-502i748-767o); COG:S; SECRETED:SignalP(1-18)), giving the protein MAWLLLLAAAFQASPVFADVTVGTQLADQYPPLAHVSQAYDWQFLKDTFSSDSGSLTFSADGLPSWAKIDSKSGRITGNPSKSGSGDQTSHVTITASEGGSKSKKASSAFDLVTIAAPAPTLKTSLQDQLPKAASMGQGNMMPNKVLHLPLGWSFSIGFDGDTFVLPQDDHVHYSTYLAGAKPLPSWLVFNEEEMTYSGIAPTNPGPNGTYFDVILFGSNRPNTGGPSSNFTIYVAGGIITSNSTAGPTVFNVTEGQPFSYGVDALNTSTLLVDGKPARGGQFEIQAANNVPDWISYDSTSHNITGKAPFETKNTNYTQTIIPLQITHDGSTPMDYNVTMDVYPSPFNAETLPNATVSTGKEFEVRIDKLLRDTKTKASVDFGSDLSKRSIRFVNGRIAHHNLRRAAPSWLHYDDETKKISGTAPDSEQQLNVQVSAANPVPNAPVPDSVSSFTLFVRNGSHPETAPGAGDGLSPGEKGAIAGSILGAALLAAIAGTLFYFCCYKRRRRQAPVSEEAATAPAIAETEEKEEPAAPAEAEEMPANAVSPYIPQSERPYEDIHPVPEREPNTYSSTNWTAPAAGTAGVGAGLAAGFAAHKAGDRTSGASAGQRSTAPSGPATNAEVPSSPQWQRADEEMNPTPFLAQSHWTPPVWTQMAPGAARNARTSTQSDKPAQPATRADLGRSWPRTKSQAALPDAPFTSIDMHSPPQGESDGHFSSAPETQEGTDENATATPAQPESEPKRSSTAMGGILGGLAAATGLAGLGVSKKSEKDIAKEREAEEEEQEEEKEEDVEEPRKPTILSQIFGGGKVQDEEAAIKSSAPAATTVEDATTPDEAEDIKPVQDKGTSAALPHERASWEDDLWYGERDQTANRSEIPAAGEAPRLRHVSGSVADAPRPLSEVSQGRSAAPESQDVHSSDGMSSEMFTARTRQTESSHEHGPAPLSNDTRRVSAAALGAEAFGTRTGPAPRVASQNWVRLDDGDESISYLGPVDEAAYPQDHMTIVTQPSASETVAEPKPEEQVQEDEAIAESAPVPAKEPAPASEAAEKSAPVPAQALPGSISVRTVPSEPAQPTQPALETLTMDKPVQDPAPTSATSTLSPSPMEPGWDDLVQDDGPMSPVRSSTTHAMPLSAADAYVRSPPDAALEQFAPWQQFGLFSPTIPDPEQERRALASSATAPQLGPVVTGGMLSPLPTTGTPQLSPVNAGGIMSPLASGMPFGSLDRASSLGHAPRLPGSPTQPLDAQARFVPQHQARLEEGTSKVRPGSQAVEPQELTGMFDDADNDPAVDPFAGNQYPYGTVLGQTPNARPTSMQPSEGSSNNAEEFRGTEGAIAQMMFGSESDAESRRTSAISSANAHEQPKEAEPRAPVVPVPAAAEETPAEDTTVRPNKAPSPPAAAPPRSSTMASIQMAQSRSVSFSRAKPPRLQLMSCRPDEAISLPLMSSQVSIPHHLLDQAGARSSARYLPQLFAPSRPDLHEKWPSWLSWLSWDAEQQELTGTVPPSFAEEHRLPMQLPIHILLENGHQILQESGQERPDPATASAPLLVARILLTVLPAAQPREP; this is encoded by the coding sequence ATGGCTTGGTTGCTGCTGCTGGCAGCGGCATTCCAAGCCTCGCCTGTATTCGCCGACGTCACTGTTGGCACGCAGCTTGCCGACCAGTACCCCCCGCTCGCGCATGTCAGCCAAGCATATGACTGGCAGTTTTTGAAGGATACCTTTTCCTCAGACAGCGGAAGCCTTACATTCTCCGCAGATGGCCTCCCCAGCTGGGCCAAGATTGATTCCAAATCGGGCCGGATTACCGGTAACCCCAGCAAGAGTGGGTCGGGCGACCAAACATCGCATGTTACCATTACTGCGAGCGAGGGCGGTAGCAAGAGTAAGAAGGCGTCGTCTGCTTTTGACTTGGTGACCAttgctgcgcctgcgcccacGCTGAAGACGTCTCTGCAGGACCAGCTTCCCAAGGCTGCATCTATGGGCCAAGGAAATATGATGCCAAACAAGGTTTTGCATCTTCCCCTTGGATGGTCGTTCAGTATCGGCTTCGACGGCGATACGTTTGTCTTGCCGCAGGACGACCATGTCCACTACTCGACCTACTTGGCCGGCGCCAAGCCGCTTCCAAGCTGGCTTGTGTTTAACGAGGAGGAGATGACCTACTCGGGTATTGCGCCTACGAACCCTGGCCCAAATGGGACCTATTTTGACGTGATTCTCTTTGGCTCGAACCGGCCCAACACGGGTGGCCCCTCGAGCAACTTTACCATTTACGTTGCCGGCGGCATCATCACCAGCAACTCGACAGCCGGTCCGACCGTTTTTAATGTGACCGAAGGGCAGCCGTTCTCGTACGGTGTGGACGCGCTCAACACATCGACGCTCCTAGTCGATGGTAAGCCTGCTCGTGGCGGACAGTTCGAGATCCAAGCGGCGAACAATGTGCCCGACTGGATCTCGTACGATTCCACCTCGCACAACATCACGGGCAAGGCGCCGTTCGAGACAAAAAACACCAACTACACGCAGACGATTATCCCCCTGCAAATCACGCACGATGGTTCGACGCCGATGGACTACAATGTGACGATGGACGTATACCCTTCGCCCTTCAACGCAGAGACATTGCCGAATGCCACCGTGTCCACCGGCAAAGAGTTCGAAGTGCGTATCGACAAGCTCCTCCGCGATACCAAGACCAAGGCAAGCGTTGACTTTGGCAGCGACCTTTCTAAGCGGTCCATTCGCTTTGTCAACGGTCGCATTGCGCACCACaacctgcgccgcgctgcaccatCGTGGCTGCActacgacgacgagacAAAGAAGATCTCTGGTACTGCACCAGACAGTGAGCAGCAGCTCAACGTCCAGGTGTCGGCAGCGAACCCTGTACCGAACGCCCCGGTTCCCGACTCGGTTTCGTCCTTTACGCTTTTTGTGCGCAATGGATCCCACCCCGAGACGGCGCCTGGTGCAGGCGACGGCCTATCGCCGGGTGAGAAGGGTGCGATTGCTGGTTCGATCCTGGGTGCTGCACTCCTTGCTGCGATCGCCGGTACGCTTTTCTACTTTTGCTGCTACAAacgccgccgtcgccagGCTCCGGTGTCTGAGGAAGCGGCCACGGCCCCGGCTATAGCCGAGACGGAAGAGAAGGAGGAgcccgctgcgcctgccgaggcggaagAGATGCCTGCGAATGCCGTTTCGCCCTACATTCCCCAGTCGGAGCGCCCGTACGAGGATATTCACCCCGtgcccgagcgcgagccaAACACGTACTCTTCGACAAACTGGACTGCCCCAGCTGCGGGTACCGCCGGTGTCGGTGCTGGCTTGGCCGCCGGATtcgcggcgcacaaggCTGGTGATCGCACGAGCGGTGCGTCGGCCGGCCAGCGCTCTACCGCTCCGTCCGGCCCGGCAACCAATGCCGAGGTCCCCTCGAGTCCTCAGTGGCAGCGGGCGGACGAGGAGATGAATCCCACGCCTTTCCTGGCCCAATCTCACTGGACGCCTCCTGTATGGACGCAAATGGCGCCCGGTGCGGCACGCAACGCACGGACCTCGACGCAATCCGACAAGCCAGCGCAgccagcgacgcgcgccgatcTCGGTCGCTCCTGGCCTCGCACCAAGTCCCAAGCGGCGCTCCCCGATGCGCCGTTTACGTCGATCGACATGCATTCGCCTCCACAAGGAGAGTCGGACGGCCACTTTTCTTCTGCGCCCGAGACGCAGGAAGGCACGGACGAGAATGCGACAGCGACCCCTGCACAGCCTGAGTCTGAACCCAAGCGGTCATCTACCGCGATGGGGGGCATCCTCGGTGGCctcgccgcagcgacgGGCCTCGCTGGTCTCGGCGTGAGCAAGAAGTCGGAGAAGGACATCGCaaaggagcgcgaggcagaggaggaggagcaaGAAGAGGAGAAGGAGGAAGATGTTGAAGAGCCCCGCAAGCCCACCATTCTCTCGCAGATCTTTGGCGGCGGCAAAGTtcaggacgaggaggcggccatcaagtcgagcgcgcctgcagctACCACGGTCGAAGACGCGACGACGCcagacgaggccgaggacaTCAAGCCTGTCCAGGACAAGGGtacctcggcggcgctgcctcATGAGCGTGCAAGCTGGGAGGACGACCTGTGGTACGGCGAGCGTGACCAGACGGCGAACCGCAGCGAGATCCCGGCCGcaggcgaggcgccgcgactGCGCCACGTCTCGGGCTCGGTTGCGGATGCCCCTCGGCCCCTATCGGAGGTGAGCCAaggccgctcggcggcgcccgagtcgcAGGATGTGCATTCTTCCGACGGCATGTCGTCGGAGATGTTCacggcacgcacgcgccagaCTGAGTCGTcgcacgagcacggccctgcgccgctgtCCAACGATACCCGCCGCGTCTCGGCTGCCGCGCTTGGTGCCGAGGCTTTTGGCACCCGCACcggacctgcgccgcgtgttGCGTCGCAGAACTGGGTGCGTCTCGACGATGGCGATGAGTCGATCTCGTACCTGGGCCCTGTCGACGAGGCAGCCTATCCCCAGGACCATATGACGATTGTCACGCAGCCTTCGGCGTCGGAGACGGTGGCCGAGCCCAAGCCTGAGGAGCAAGTGCAGGAAGACGAGGCGATTGCCGAGTCTGCGCCTGTGCCTGCCAAggagcctgcgcctgcgtccGAGGCTGCAGAGAAGTCTGCGCCCGTGCCTGCGCAGGCGTTGCCTGGCTCGatctcggtgcgcacggtgcCTTCCGAGCCTGCGCAGCCCACGCAgcccgcgctcgagacgcttACGATGGACAAGCCCGTGCAAGAccccgcgccgacgtcggccacgtcgaccttgtcgccgtcgccgatgGAGCCTGGCTGGGACGACTTGGTGCAGGATGATGGCCCGATGAGCcccgtgcgcagcagcacgacgcATGCGATGCCGCTCAGTGCCGCGGATGCGTacgtgcgctcgccgccggacgctgcgctcgagcagttTGCGCCGTGGCAGCAATTCGGCCTCTTTTCGCCTACGATCCCCGACCCtgagcaggagcgccgcgcgctggcgagcagcgcgaccgccCCCCAGCTCGGCCCTGTCGTGACGGGCGGCATGTTGTCGCCGCTGCCTACGAcaggcacgccgcagctctCGCCGGTGAACGCCGGGGGTATCATGTCGCCCCTTGCGTCCGGCATGCCGTTTGGCAGCCTGGaccgcgcctcgtcgctcggccaTGCCCCCAGGCTCCccggctcgccgacgcagcCGCTGGACGCGCAGGCCCGCTTTGTGCCGCAGCACcaagcgcgcctcgaggaagGCACGTCCAAGGTGCGGCCCGGCAGCCAGGCTGTCGAGCCGCAGGAGCTCACGGGCATGTTTGACGATGCGGACAACGACCCTGCCGTCGATCCCTTTGCTGGGAACCAATACCCCTACGGCACGGTCCTTGGCCAGACCCCCAACGCGCGCCCCACCTCCATGCAACCCTCGGAAGGTTCGAGCAACAATGCGGAGGAGTTCCGTGGCACCGAAGGCGCGATTGCACAGATGATGTTCGGCAGCGAGAGCGATGCCGagtcgcgccgcacgagcgccaTCTCGTCTGCAAACGCCCATGAGCAGCCTAAGGAGGCCGAGCCTCGTGCACCCGTCGTGCCGGTCCCTGCTGCCGCGGAAGAGACACCTGCCGAGGACACGACAGTGCGCCCGAACAAGgcgccctcgccgccggcagccgcccccccgcgctcctcgacgatgGCCTCGATCCAAATGGCGCAGTCGCGCTCGGTCTCCTTCTCGCGTGCCAAGCCTccgcgcctgcagctcATGAGCTGCCGCCCTGACGAGGCGATCTCGCTCCCGCTAATGAGCTCGCAAGTCTCCATTCCCCACCACCTCTTGGACCAAGCAGGTGCCCGGTCCTCTGCTCGCTACCTCCCCCAACTCTTTGCTCCCTCGCGCCCCGACCTGCACGAGAAGTGGCCTTCGTGGCTCTCGTGGCTCTCGTGggatgccgagcagcaggaGCTGACGGGCACAGTCCCACCGAGCTTTGCGGAGGAGCACCGCCTGCCGATGCAGCTCCCGATTCACATCCTGCTGGAGAACGGACACCAGATCCTACAGGAGAGTGGACAGGAGCGGCCAGACCCGGCGACTGCCTCGGCACCGCTCCTTGTGGCGCGTATCCTATTGACGGTACTCCCTGCCGCCCAGCCCCGCGAACCTTAG
- the PUT2 gene encoding L-glutamate gamma-semialdehyde dehydrogenase (COG:E; EggNog:ENOG503NWNB): protein MTVSTTVPTLGEFKLPEILNEPMRNFEPNSVDRAELQKAVDELIAAGPIEVPLVIDGKEVKTGKTNKQVNPGNHAQTLCVYHEADQAMVDTAIQGALKAKETWANLPWSERAAIGLKAADLIAHKYRYKLLAATMVGQGKNVWQAEIDAGAEICDFLRFGTKYIDDMYQIQPPRNAPGVWNRTEYRPLEGFVLAVSPFNFTAIAGNLVMTPALVGNVVVWKPSPMAIYSNYIVYQILREAGVPAGVIQFVPGDAETIVGTAIDHREFTSLHFTGSTYVFRSLWKKISANLDKYRGYPRIVGETGGKNFHMIHKSANPDVVVTQCIRAAFEYQGQKCSALSRLYVPKSLWEGGLKEKLVSATRSISMGPVNEFKHFVGPVIAKHSFDKIMGLIKEAKDQGGEVLVGGEGDDSTGYYIQPTIIETKDPQSVTMVKEIFGPVITVYAYDDDQLDETCALVDSTTEYALTGSIFSSDRHALVHMSNLLRNASGMMYYNDKCTGAVVGQQPFGGARASGTNDKAGSMNIFFRFVSPRTIKESMLDPTKYIYPSNE from the exons ATGACCGTTTCTACTACTGTTCCCACTCTGGGTGAGTTTAAGCTCCCTGAGATCCTCAATGAGCCTATG CGCAACTTTGAGCCCAACTCGGTcgaccgtgccgagctgcagaaGGCTGTCGATGAGCTGATCGCTGCCGGCCCCATCGAGGTCCCCCTTGTCATTGACGGCAAGGAGGTCAAGACGGGCAAGACCAACAAGCAAGTCAACCCCGGTAACCACGCCCAGACCCTCTGTGTGTACCACGAGGCCGACCAGGCGATGGTCGACACCGCTATTCAGGGCGCGctcaaggccaaggagaCTTGGGCGAACCTCCCCTggagcgagcgcgctgcCATCGGTCTCAAGGCTGCTGACCTGATTGCGCACAAGTACCGCTACAAGCTTCTGGCCGCCACCATGGTGGGCCAGGGCAAGAACGTGTGGCAGGCTGAGATCGACGCTGGTGCGGAGATCTGTGACTTCCTGCGTTTTGGCACCAAGTACATCGACGACATGTATCAGATCCAGCCCCCTCGCAACGCCCCTGGTGTGTGGAACCGTACCGAGTACCGTCCCCTCGAGGGCTTCGTGCTTGCCGTGTCGCCCTTCAACTTCACGGCCATTGCTGGCAATCTGGTCATGACCCCTGCCCTGGTCGGTAACGTCGTGGTTTGGAAGCCCTCGCCCATGGCGATCTACTCCAACTACATCGTGTACCAgatcctgcgcgaggccggtGTGCCTGCTGGTGTTATCCAGTTCGTCCCTGGTGACGCCGAGACGATCGTCGGCACTGCGATCGATCACCGCGAGTTCACTAGCCTGCACTTCACGGGCTCGACCTACGTCTTCCGTTCGCTGTGGAAGAAGATCTCGGCGAACCTCGACAAGTACCGCGGCTACCCCCGCATTGTTGGTGAGACTGGTGGCAAGAACTTCCACATGATCCACAAGTCGGCCAACCCCGATGTGGTGGTGACGCAGTGCATCCGTGCTGCCTTTGAATACCAGGGCCAAAAGTGCAGTGCTCTTTCCCGCCTGTATGTCCCCAAGTCGCTCTGGGAGGGTGGCCTGAAGGAGAAGCTGGTTAGCGCTACCAGGAGCATTAGCATGGGCCCCGTGAACGAGTTCAAGCATTTCGTCGGCCCCGTCATTGCCAAGCACTCCTTCGACAAGATCATGGGTCTGATCaaggaggccaaggaccAGGGCGGCGAGGTTCTGGTCGGCGGTGAGGGTGACGACTCGACCGGTTACTACATCCAGCCGACCATCATCGAGACCAAGGACCCCCAGTCGGTGACCATGGTCAAGGAGATCTTCGGCCCGGTCATCACCGTCTACGCctacgacgacgaccagctcgacgagacTTGCGCTCTGGTCGACTCGACCACCGAGTACGCCCTTACCGGCTCCATCTTCTCGTCGGACCGCCACGCCCTGGTGCACATGAGCAACTTGCTGCGCAATGCCTCGGGTATGATGTACTACAACGACAAGTGCACTGGTGCCGTTGTGGGTCAGCAGCCCTTCGGTGGTGCTCGCGCCTCGGGTACCAACGACAAGGCCGGCTCGATGAACATCTTCTTCCGCTTCGTGTCGCCTCGCACGATCAAGGAGTCGATGCTCGACCCGACTAAGTACATCTACCCCTCCAACGAGTAA